The segment ATACCTGAAGTGTGGGACAGGAAACAGACATGAGAACCAAAACCTGAAGacagtaataataataagaaccatcttatttttattatccAAGTGCAAAAATGAATAACAAAGACCCCACAACACTCAGTCACATTCAAAAGACAAGCAGAGCACTGGTAGGATTCCTATGGGGTCAGTGGGACAGGCCACTGTAGGACTTCAGCTACTCAAAAACATGCATTTCCCAGTTAttgtgcagcagctcttccctgaaAGAACATATGTTCATTATTTTAGTTTActttaagaaaacaaactgaaatctTCCTCatagtttaaaaatatgttgtggttttgtttttttggttctGGTGAGACATTTAAAGAactttttcagaaaagtttCTGCAACTTTACATTTTCCTAATCATTATGTCCAGCTTGAGACAAGTatttgtgtttctctctgtgatAAAATAAGTAAACTAAGTAAAAAATGtctcaaaatgaaacaaagattATAGTATATTTGCATTTCTATTTCACAATCTTATAAACTCATAATCAGATTTgttaaatttcatttgtttaCTGTCCAACATTTCTCATTCACGATTCTATTAGATTACTCTGAACAATACTCATATTGCACATTTTGcaggatattttaaaacaaaggtTAAAAAAACTCTTCCAAGATATTTATCATTGCTTATTTCCCTGTTTGAAAAACCAGTTATCTACATTGGTGAAAGGCAGAACATCTAATATCTCCAGgtaaaatgtggaaaatataTACAGCCTTCCCATTCCCAAATGTTAATTTCATGTTCTTGGAATGACATGTTAGATTAttgctttcctctctgcatTAAGTCTGATTACCCAGAAAGTGCAGCTAAACTTATCTTTCTTTAGAAGAAAGACTTAAGGATTTATCGTTAATTTGCATTAAATGCCGCACCACATTTATTTGTGAGGCATTTCTGAGAGTAAATTTATGACTGTTCTAAAGGTATAAAATCACGATGTGTATATATTACTTGGCAAGGCTTCTAAgtcacatttctctttcctccgGTTCCTCACGCAGGGCCCCATCCCACAGGCTCGGGAAAGCCCAGGTAGAAGGAATCTCCCACACACTGAGACTCCCCGTCCAGAGGCACTTTcgcccatccctggaaataccCTTTTTGGTAGCCGGCCCTCACGCAGCCGGCCGTTCCCGGCCCTCAGGAGGCCAGACCAGCGGCACTTACTGGTGGCGCCTCCCTGGTCGCTTCCTGGCGGCGTTAACGAGGCCCCTCGTCCTGCATCGGCACGGAGGGGCTCCTTCCCTAAGGACAAGCCGTCGCTAAAGCCATTGCCGCCTCAGGCTAGCGGtctgccttccctccttccttccagggCGGCGGGGAGAGCGGCGGCCCCGCGCGGttccgccgccgccgccatttTGGGACGCTGGCAGGCGGTCTCCATGGCAACCAGGAAGGGGCGGACATCGCGCGGGGTCACCGCTAGCCCGGCCCCCTCTTAAAGGAGCAgccgcggcggccccgcggTGCCGGGCAGGGTCTGACCCCCGCCGCCGGTGCCACCAGCGACCCGTGCCCCGGCCGCCCCCTGGCCGCCCCGAGGGGGGACATTCCCGCGGACCCGAGGTGACGACCCCGGCGGAGGGATACCGACCGCCGCCAGCGGCTCCGCCGAGCGCAGCGAGCGGGCCGCGCTCCGAGCCGCGGCGGGGGCTGCGCGGGGGGCGGCAGCCGGGGCAGAGGCCGCCCGCCGGCCCGGGGCGCGCGCGGGCCCCGGCGGGGCCCCGGCGCCAGGAGAAAGTAGTCCCGCGGCCTCCCCCTCGCGCCGCTGGAAGGGGTTcggcggcggaggcggcggaCGAGGCGTCGCTCGGTGCTGCGGCTTCAGCTGATAATTGAAGGGAAGCGAGGCGGCTGCTGCCGGGAGGAGGGAGGCACGGAGCGTCTGCGGAGGCCGCACCGGGACAAACTAGGTACCCGGGGCCCCTCCGCTCGGTCGGGGGGCGCGGGgaggcgggcgcggggcggcggggcgctCGCTGGGCCCCTCGGCGACTCCGGGCCGGGCCTGTTGTGTCATCCTGGCATTAGCCGAGCTGCCCTTCCTGGCGGcccggggcagggggaggggagcgGCGCCATCCCGGAGCATTGTTGcggatgggggtgggggggcgaaTGGGAGCCGGGAACGACGCGGCGCCGTGCTGGTGAGTGTGTGGGGCGGCCCGGAGGGGTGGAATGGGGCCCTCGCTGTGGAGGGAAGGGGTGGAAACGGAGCTGACAAAATGGCCAGGCGGTCCCCGAGCCCGCTGCAGGGATATCTCtcgcccccccaccccgggcAGGGGTGCCGGGGGCCACCTGGCCTCTCCCGGGCCGCCTGGCGGGGAGGGGGGCGGCAGCGCGGCCGCCCCTCGGCGGGCCCTATGTGGCTGCTGATACAAAAGGGCAGTGTCAGTGTTGACACTGCCGTGCCGATTTCGATGCCCTTCCCTGTCTTCCCTCCCCCACTCCGCTTGGCCCCCTTTTCCTTCGTGGTCCTTTCTTTCCCAccccccttttatttttttttttgttcccctcccAAAAAGCTAGGGAAtatcttaaaggaaaaaaatagcaatttctttttctttccctcctgcccagctcggTAAAAATGCTAAACAATCGGCCGACGTCCATATTTCACaagcttttttggggggaggaaGAAGGTGGGCAGAAAACGGAGGCGCCCGTGGGGTCGGAGTCACAAAGCTGGCTCCCCACGAAAGGGATTATTTTCGCAGCTAAATGTTTTCGAGctgatgttttttcttgttttcagtcaAGAAGCAAGTTGCCTGGTCCTTGCGTTTGCTTGCATAATGCGTCGTACTTGGAGGCTGATCAAACGCTGGgttctgcctttcctgcctggctcttcctccttcccttttcccgGGGGGCTGGGTCGTGGGACAAGTTTGAGGGGGCTGGTGGCGCTGGGGCTCCCGGCTGCTGCCCCGGTGATCCGGGGAAGGGAAGGAACCGAGACCGGGGCTCTCGCCAGACCTGCAGGCCTGTCTTCCTGTGTCCAACTTTTTTATtgttcccccttcccccttccgAGTGCACGGGCTCTCCGGCAGGCGGGGGTTTGCTCGGCTCGGGACTCCCAAAGTCTAGACGGGGAACCGGAAAATAATAGGGGAAAGAATGGAAAGTTATGTCAAGGGCTTTGGGGGAAAAACATCGACGTATCGAACAAAGGTCCTGCCTGTGTTGGAGAGAGAGGCCTGCATGTGAGGCCTGATTGTGTCGCATTTACACACGGGGAAGAAATGAGTGCTTGGTACTGGCCTAAATTTATTCTGTAAGTCTGGCATAGAACTTAGGAACGCTTTCAGAGAGTGTGTAGTTTGTTTTGGGACTGTTTTTGTTATGTGTAGCAATCCAgtaatagtttttattttaaattctttttttccccctcaaaagACAgtttaggttgtttttttttttcttcctgccttgttCAGCAGAAATAATACTGATTCAGAGCTTCTAACCCTGTAATGCAAAACTTAACTCAGAATAACTTGCGCAGTTTGTGTTGTGTGTAACATGAATTTTGAGCTTCCTCGTGCTTTAAAGGCTGCCATGAACAGGAATTGAGTAGTTACCAGCTGATAAATTTGGCATACATCTATCATaatgagaaagaagaggaattCTGAGcacttaaattaattttcaagatttttcttGTGGGAACCGACACTGTGGATATACTTTTGTAAGACTTTAAAAGCTAGCAAGCATTCCTGtgattatttctgtttatctCTGGTGTAGTCTCTTAAGTTTTCCCTCTTCCATTCTCAAAACTAGAGTCCTAATTGTACAGAGTTGGGGTTCTGgtttgggttgattttttttttttaattttaatttaaaattaaaaaaaatttttggggtattttgaTTTCTGAGATTTATTAAGGTTTTTGTTAAGCTATAAATTTTTAAGCAAGTTGTATTTTATGTAtgcaaaaaaatacataatgGACATGAAGGTACTGGAAAAATAACTGTATCTTTCTACTTTTTGATAGCTTACTTAATAAATATCATAGGAGTTAAATGTATTTATGAGTATACTTGTATTACAGCTTTTGCAGGtgatattttaacaaaatatgtTGTATTTGAagtaagaaatttaaaaactggTCTGGtgaataaattctgaaaataatgcTTCAAGTTTTTGGCAATATACATGTTTTTAACTTGTAGTAGTTTCTGTATTTGTAAAATGCAGCTGAGTGTGAGCAGCTCAGTTCTTTTGATCTTAAATGCAAAGTTGTTTTAAGATTTTATTGTTTGGTGTATCTTATTGTTGTGTTAGAAATACAGGTtatcagtttttttttccttttcatagggtttttctgagaaaaatgagTAGTAAAGTTGAGCTAACAACCTTTAAGTCTTCAGTCTCCAGATGGTTGCATAGGTAGGAACCTAAACATGTCTTAGCTGTTAGTAGAAAGATTGTAGGTCATCCACAGTGTGACATTACTGCTTATTAATATAGCAGAATCTACTTCAGTAGGAGTGCCAACCTGTTGAGTAAGAGCTTATGAAAATGGAGTCTTTTGATGTCTTGCAAAAGTTTTTCAGGTCAAAGTGACCATTAGGAGAAATATTCTGCATCTTCCCAGTAAATGAATAATCAAAGCTGTCATTCTTAATCAGGAATCATGCACAAGTTTTTGtggtgtggatttttttttcccctctttgttttgttctgttttcctttttgtattgTACTTTGGCTGTCTTCAAACCCAGTgtaaatattacagaaaaaaaaaactaatgaAAACTTTTTCTTATAAAATCATTCC is part of the Serinus canaria isolate serCan28SL12 chromosome 9, serCan2020, whole genome shotgun sequence genome and harbors:
- the LOC127059924 gene encoding translation initiation factor IF-2-like produces the protein MLYNFSIDYTLSQQFSLSVTKDRSMTKSVLHDAYQLHHLETKGIQSGYASGLLQTLGVPSRANPRLPESPCTRKGEGGTIKKLDTGRQACRSGESPGLGSFPSPDHRGSSREPQRHQPPQTCPTTQPPGKREGGRARQERQNPAFDQPPSPARSRRGAQRAPRRPAPASPRPPTERRGPGYLVCPGAASADAPCLPPPGSSRLASLQLSAEAAAPSDASSAASAAEPLPAARGGGRGTTFSWRRGPAGARARPGPAGGLCPGCRPPRSPRRGSERGPLAALGGAAGGGRYPSAGVVTSGPRECPPSGRPGGGRGTGRWWHRRRGSDPARHRGAAAAAPLRGGRASGDPARCPPLPGCHGDRLPASQNGGGGGTARGRRSPRRPGRKEGRQTASLRRQWL